From Numenius arquata chromosome 4, bNumArq3.hap1.1, whole genome shotgun sequence, a single genomic window includes:
- the GGH gene encoding gamma-glutamyl hydrolase: protein MGRLAGLPPLPAAAILLLLLRGAVAASLRSHPAERNDRPIIGVLSQECHFDKFHRFGSSYIAASYVKFLESAGARVVPIRLNLTDEEYDKIFHSINGVLFPGGGVDLKTSEYSRVAKIFYHKALEANEKGDYFPVWGTCLGHEELTYLTSGEVLLVNTKTDGFALPLNFTSAAKNSRLFKNFPGDVLHAFATEPLTSNFHMWSLSMENFTKNEKLRNFYNVLTTNTDGEVEFISTMEAYEYPIYGVQWHPEKNPFEWKNSPAIPHSPSAVKAAYYIADFFINEARKSLHRFPSEDEETKELIYNYTPIYTGTFSSFQQIYFFD from the exons ATGGGGCGCCTCGCAGGGCTTCCTCCTCTCCCGGCCGCCGCCATCCTCCTCCTACTGCTCCGCGGCGCCGTCGCAGCGTCCCTCCGGAGCCACCCGGCGGAGCGCAACGACAGACCCATTATCG GGGTATTGTCACAGGAATGTCACTTTGACAAGTTCCACAGATTTGGAAGTTCTTACATTGCAGCTTCGTATGTGAAGTTTTTGGAATCCGCCGGTGCCCGAGTTGTGCCAATAAG GTTAAATCTTACAGATGAAGAGTATGATAAAATATTCCACTCTATTAATGG GGTACTTTTTCCAGGAGGTGGTGTGGATCTTAAGACTTCAGAATATTCCAGGGTTGCTAAGATATTTTACCACAAGGCATTAGAG gcaAACGAAAAAGGAGATTATTTCCCGGTATGGGGAACATGTCTTGGACACGAAGAGCTTACGTATCTCACAAGCGGCGAAGTTTTACTTGTTAACACCAAGACAGATGGTTTTGCACTCCCTCTGAACTTTACCTCAG ctGCAAAAAACAGTAGATTATTCAAGAATTTCCCTGGTGATGTATTACATGCATTTGCTACTGAGCCGTTGACATCAAACTTTCATATGTGGAGCCTCTCCATGGAG AATTTCACCAAGAATGAAAAACTTCGTAATTTCTATAACGTTCTGACCACTAACACGGATGGTGAAGTGGAGTTTATATCTACCATGGAAG CTTATGAATACCCGATTTATGGTGTCCAGTGGCATCCAGAGAAAAACCCTTTTGAGTGGAAGAATTCGCCTGCCATTCCACATTCTCCATCAGCTGTAAAAGCAGCCTATTATATAGCTGACTTCTTCATTAATGAAG CCCGGAAGAGCCTGCACCGTTTCCCCAGTGAAGATGAGGAAACAAAAGAATTGATTTATAATTATACTCCAATTTATACAGGAACATTTTCTTCGTTTCAGCAAATCTATTTTTTTGATTGA